From one Bacteroides fragilis NCTC 9343 genomic stretch:
- a CDS encoding pyridoxine 5'-phosphate synthase: MTKLSVNINKVATLRNARGGNVPNVVKVALDCESFGADGITVHPRPDERHIRRSDVYDLRPLLRTEFNIEGYPSPEFIDLVLKVKPHQVTLVPDDPSQITSNSGWDTKVNFDFLTEVLDEFNGAGIRTSVFVAPDAEMIEYAAKAGADRVELYTEPYATAYPKDPAAAVAPFVEAAKAARRLGIGLNAGHDLSLLNLNYFYKNIPWLDEVSIGHALISDALYLGLERTIQEYKNCLR; the protein is encoded by the coding sequence ATGACTAAATTAAGTGTGAACATAAACAAAGTGGCTACCCTTCGGAATGCCCGTGGGGGAAATGTTCCGAACGTGGTTAAGGTGGCGTTGGATTGTGAGAGTTTCGGTGCTGACGGAATAACGGTTCACCCCCGTCCGGATGAACGCCATATCCGTCGTTCGGATGTGTATGATTTGCGTCCGTTGCTTCGGACCGAATTTAATATTGAAGGATATCCTTCTCCTGAGTTTATTGACTTGGTGTTGAAGGTGAAACCTCATCAGGTGACTTTGGTTCCGGATGATCCTTCTCAGATAACTTCTAATTCGGGATGGGATACCAAGGTTAACTTTGATTTCCTGACAGAAGTATTGGATGAATTTAACGGGGCAGGTATCCGTACATCCGTATTTGTGGCACCCGATGCGGAAATGATTGAATATGCTGCGAAAGCAGGTGCCGATCGGGTAGAATTATATACCGAGCCCTATGCTACTGCCTATCCGAAAGATCCGGCTGCGGCTGTTGCTCCTTTTGTTGAAGCGGCAAAAGCGGCACGTAGATTGGGGATCGGTCTGAATGCCGGTCATGACTTGAGTTTATTGAATCTGAATTATTTTTATAAAAACATACCTTGGTTGGACGAAGTCTCTATCGGTCATGCTTTGATAAGCGATGCACTGTATCTGGGACTGGAACGTACCATCCAAGAATATAAAAACTGTCTTCGCTAA
- the recG gene encoding ATP-dependent DNA helicase RecG — translation MFDLTTRDIKYLSGVGPQKAAVLNKELEIYSLHDLLYYFPYKYVDRSRIYYIHEIDGNMPYIQLKGKILGFETFGEGRQRRLLAHFSDGTGVVDLVWFQGIKYVTNKYKLHEEYIVFGKPTVFNGRINVAHPDIDSPADLKLSSMGLQPYYNTTEKMKRSFLNSHAIEKMMATVIGQIQEPLSETLSPKLIADHHLMSLTDALRNIHFPSNPELLRKAQYRLKFEELFYVQLNILRYAKDRQRKYRGYVFETVGEIFNTFYSKNLPFELTGAQKRVLREIRQDVGCGKQMNRLLQGDVGSGKTLVALMSMLMALDNGFQACMMAPTEILANQHYDTIRELLFGMDVRVELLTGSVKGKKREAILAGLLTGDVHILIGTHAVIEDTVNFASLGLAVIDEQHRFGVAQRARLWSKSVQPPHVLVMTATPIPRTLAMTLYGDLDVSVIDELPPGRKPIATIHQFDNRRESLYRSVRKQIEEGRQVYIVYPLIKESEKIDLKNLEEGYLHICEEFPDCKVCKVHGKMKPAEKDAQMQLFISGDAQIMVATTVIEVGVNVPNASVMIIENAERFGLSQLHQLRGRVGRGADQSYCILVTTYKLTEETRKRLEIMVRTNDGFEIAEADLKLRGPGDLEGTQQSGIAFDLKIADIARDGQLLQYVRTIAEEITDADLGGVLPENAILWQQLRALRKTNVNWAAIS, via the coding sequence ATGTTCGATTTAACTACACGAGACATAAAGTACTTATCCGGTGTCGGCCCGCAGAAAGCTGCGGTTTTGAATAAAGAGCTGGAGATTTATTCATTGCATGACCTGCTCTATTATTTCCCTTATAAATATGTAGACCGGAGTCGCATCTATTACATTCATGAAATAGATGGAAATATGCCGTATATACAATTGAAAGGGAAGATATTAGGATTCGAAACATTTGGTGAAGGACGTCAGAGGAGGCTGTTGGCGCATTTTTCGGATGGTACGGGAGTGGTTGACCTAGTATGGTTTCAAGGTATAAAGTATGTTACCAATAAATATAAACTTCATGAAGAATACATTGTTTTCGGTAAGCCAACGGTGTTTAACGGAAGAATCAATGTAGCCCATCCCGATATAGATAGTCCCGCCGATCTGAAATTGTCGTCAATGGGACTTCAGCCCTATTATAATACGACGGAGAAGATGAAGCGCAGCTTTCTTAACTCCCATGCGATTGAAAAAATGATGGCAACCGTTATCGGACAGATTCAGGAGCCTTTGTCCGAAACACTTTCACCTAAACTGATTGCCGATCATCATTTGATGTCTTTGACGGATGCATTGCGGAATATTCATTTTCCTTCTAATCCGGAATTGTTGCGAAAAGCACAATATCGTCTTAAGTTTGAAGAACTCTTCTACGTACAACTCAATATTCTGCGGTATGCCAAAGACAGGCAACGCAAATATCGCGGCTATGTTTTTGAAACGGTAGGAGAGATTTTTAATACGTTCTATTCAAAGAATCTCCCTTTCGAATTGACAGGCGCTCAAAAGAGAGTTTTAAGGGAGATCAGACAAGACGTAGGGTGTGGAAAGCAAATGAACCGGCTATTGCAGGGAGATGTTGGAAGTGGAAAAACATTGGTGGCATTGATGAGCATGTTGATGGCACTGGATAATGGATTTCAGGCTTGCATGATGGCGCCTACCGAAATTTTGGCTAACCAACATTACGATACCATCAGAGAACTGTTGTTTGGGATGGATGTAAGGGTGGAGTTGCTGACAGGCTCGGTAAAAGGCAAGAAACGGGAAGCTATTCTTGCGGGACTCCTGACCGGAGATGTACACATCTTGATAGGTACCCATGCCGTGATTGAAGATACTGTAAATTTTGCTTCGCTGGGATTGGCTGTCATCGACGAACAACACCGCTTTGGAGTGGCACAACGTGCCCGCCTGTGGAGTAAAAGTGTTCAGCCACCTCATGTGTTGGTTATGACTGCTACTCCGATCCCACGTACATTGGCTATGACACTTTATGGTGATCTGGATGTTTCGGTTATAGACGAATTACCTCCCGGCCGTAAGCCGATTGCTACGATTCACCAGTTTGATAACCGTAGAGAAAGTTTGTATCGTTCGGTACGGAAACAGATAGAGGAAGGCCGCCAGGTTTATATTGTTTATCCACTGATTAAAGAGAGTGAAAAGATTGATCTAAAGAATCTTGAAGAAGGATATCTGCATATCTGTGAAGAGTTCCCCGACTGTAAGGTCTGCAAAGTGCATGGCAAGATGAAGCCTGCTGAGAAGGATGCACAGATGCAACTTTTTATTTCGGGTGATGCGCAGATCATGGTAGCCACCACAGTAATTGAAGTCGGTGTGAATGTGCCCAATGCTTCGGTGATGATTATCGAGAATGCCGAACGTTTCGGACTATCCCAGTTACATCAGCTACGTGGGCGAGTGGGGCGTGGAGCTGATCAGTCTTATTGTATTTTAGTTACTACGTATAAACTTACCGAAGAGACCCGGAAGCGGCTTGAAATTATGGTGCGCACCAATGACGGATTTGAAATAGCCGAGGCAGATCTTAAACTACGCGGTCCCGGGGACTTGGAGGGTACGCAACAAAGTGGCATTGCTTTCGACCTGAAGATCGCGGACATAGCCCGTGACGGACAGCTTTTGCAATATGTGCGCACTATTGCTGAAGAAATAACAGATGCCGATCTTGGCGGAGTATTACCGGAGAATGCGATTTTGTGGCAACAGTTGAGAGCATTGCGCAAGACGAATGTTAACTGGGCTGCTATTAGTTGA
- a CDS encoding DJ-1 family glyoxalase III, with the protein MGTVYAFFADGFEEIEALTTIDTLRRAGLDVEIVSVTPDEIVVGAHDVSVLCDKNFENCDFFDAELLFLPGGMPGAATLDKHEGLRKLILSFAEKNKPIAAICAAPMVLGKLGLLKGRRVTCYPSFEQYLDGADCTNEPVVRDGNIITGMGPGAAMEFALTIVDTLLGKEKVNELVEAMCVRR; encoded by the coding sequence ATGGGAACTGTTTATGCATTTTTCGCAGATGGATTTGAAGAAATTGAAGCGCTTACTACAATTGATACATTGAGACGCGCAGGTTTAGATGTCGAAATAGTATCTGTTACTCCGGACGAGATTGTAGTCGGAGCGCATGACGTATCTGTGCTTTGCGATAAGAATTTTGAAAATTGTGACTTCTTTGATGCTGAGCTGCTGTTTTTACCCGGAGGTATGCCGGGAGCTGCCACTTTGGACAAACATGAAGGGTTGCGTAAATTAATTCTTAGTTTTGCAGAGAAAAACAAGCCTATTGCAGCCATTTGTGCTGCTCCGATGGTACTTGGGAAACTGGGACTCCTGAAAGGACGCAGAGTTACTTGTTACCCCAGTTTCGAACAATATCTGGATGGGGCGGACTGCACTAACGAACCGGTTGTAAGAGATGGTAATATTATTACCGGGATGGGACCGGGAGCTGCCATGGAGTTTGCATTGACTATTGTGGATACATTGTTGGGCAAAGAAAAAGTGAACGAACTGGTAGAGGCTATGTGCGTAAGACGTTAA
- a CDS encoding NAD kinase has product MKFAIFGNTYQAKKSSHAATLFKLLEKHGAEICVCREFHRFLKSDLKLNVKADDLFDENNFDADMVISIGGDGTFLKAARRVGNKGIPILGINTGRLGFLADVSPEEMEETIEEVYQNHYTVEERSVLQLLCDDKHLQNSPYALNEIAILKRDSSSMISIRTAINGAHLTTYQADGLIIATPTGSTAYSLSVGGPIIVPHSKTIAITPVAPHSLNVRPIVICDDWEITLDVESRSHNFLVAIDGSSETCKETTRLTIRRADYSIKVVKRFNHIFFDTLRTKMMWGADSRV; this is encoded by the coding sequence ATGAAATTTGCCATTTTCGGAAATACATACCAAGCTAAGAAGTCCTCACATGCTGCCACCCTGTTCAAATTACTCGAGAAACATGGAGCTGAAATCTGCGTATGCAGGGAGTTTCATCGTTTTCTGAAGTCCGATTTAAAACTGAACGTTAAGGCAGATGATTTGTTCGATGAAAACAATTTTGATGCCGACATGGTGATCAGCATTGGCGGTGACGGCACTTTTCTGAAGGCAGCACGCCGTGTAGGCAATAAAGGAATCCCTATTTTAGGCATCAATACCGGACGATTAGGGTTTCTGGCAGATGTATCTCCGGAAGAAATGGAAGAAACGATTGAAGAGGTTTATCAGAACCATTATACTGTTGAGGAACGAAGTGTACTCCAGTTACTTTGTGACGATAAACATTTACAAAATTCGCCTTATGCTCTCAATGAAATAGCCATTCTGAAACGAGACAGTTCATCAATGATCAGTATCCGTACAGCAATCAACGGGGCACATCTCACTACTTATCAAGCAGACGGTTTGATTATTGCTACTCCAACAGGTTCTACTGCCTATTCATTAAGCGTAGGTGGCCCTATTATCGTTCCACACTCCAAAACGATTGCAATCACTCCTGTCGCCCCACACAGTTTAAATGTAAGGCCTATAGTAATCTGTGATGACTGGGAAATTACTTTAGATGTAGAAAGCCGTAGTCATAACTTTCTGGTAGCAATAGACGGTAGCAGTGAAACCTGTAAAGAGACTACTCGTCTCACTATCCGTAGAGCAGACTATAGCATTAAGGTGGTGAAACGCTTTAACCACATCTTTTTCGATACCTTGCGTACCAAAATGATGTGGGGGGCTGACAGTAGAGTGTAA
- a CDS encoding TonB family protein, with amino-acid sequence MNIKRKSEYIGALGALLVHVAIIALLILVSFAIPHPDEEAGGVPVMMGDVDAAYGNYDPSTMVDVEVLPEEVPAPQPEPEVETEQEMITQTEEETVVVKPKAEPKKEKPKVAKKPEKTPEEKAAEAKKLAEEKAERERKAAAEAASKRVAGAFGKGSQMGGSKGTATSGEGVEGSKDGNSLTGAKSGVGGYGTFNLGGRSIGEGGLPRPVYNVQEEGRVVVSITVNPAGHVIATSINRLTNTVNSTLRKAAEDAAKKARFNAVDGVNNQTGTITYYFNLK; translated from the coding sequence ATGAACATAAAAAGAAAGAGTGAATATATAGGGGCGTTGGGTGCATTGTTGGTGCATGTGGCTATTATTGCTCTTTTGATTCTCGTAAGTTTTGCTATCCCGCATCCGGACGAAGAAGCCGGGGGAGTACCTGTTATGATGGGAGATGTGGATGCTGCTTATGGAAACTATGATCCTTCTACCATGGTGGACGTGGAGGTTTTACCGGAAGAAGTGCCGGCTCCGCAGCCCGAACCGGAAGTGGAGACTGAACAGGAAATGATTACTCAGACCGAAGAAGAAACGGTTGTGGTAAAGCCTAAGGCCGAACCTAAGAAGGAAAAACCGAAAGTGGCAAAGAAACCTGAGAAAACTCCCGAAGAAAAAGCTGCCGAAGCTAAAAAGCTTGCCGAGGAAAAGGCGGAACGTGAACGTAAGGCTGCAGCGGAAGCTGCCAGTAAACGAGTGGCCGGTGCTTTTGGTAAAGGTTCGCAAATGGGGGGAAGTAAAGGTACGGCTACTTCAGGAGAAGGAGTTGAAGGAAGTAAAGACGGTAATTCTTTGACCGGAGCAAAATCCGGAGTCGGAGGGTATGGAACATTTAATCTTGGAGGACGTTCTATAGGAGAAGGTGGTTTGCCTCGTCCGGTATACAATGTTCAGGAAGAGGGACGTGTCGTTGTTTCTATCACGGTAAACCCTGCCGGTCATGTGATTGCTACGAGCATCAACCGATTGACAAATACGGTAAATTCGACTTTACGTAAGGCAGCTGAAGATGCGGCTAAGAAGGCTCGTTTTAATGCTGTGGACGGAGTAAACAACCAGACGGGAACAATTACTTATTATTTTAATTTGAAATAA
- the ndk gene encoding nucleoside-diphosphate kinase, with protein MMEKTLVILKPCTLQRGLVGEITRRFERKGLRLAGMKMVQLTDEVLSEHYSHLSSKPFFQRVKDSMMTAPVIVCCFEGVDAIQAVRALAGPTNGRLAAPGTIRGDYSMSFQENIVHTSDSPETAAVELNRFFKPEEIFDYKQATFDYLYANDEY; from the coding sequence ATGATGGAAAAAACATTAGTCATTCTGAAACCTTGTACCCTTCAGCGGGGGCTGGTTGGCGAGATCACTCGTCGTTTTGAGCGTAAAGGATTGCGTTTGGCAGGAATGAAGATGGTGCAGTTGACTGATGAAGTGTTAAGTGAGCATTATTCACACCTTAGTTCGAAACCATTCTTTCAGCGAGTGAAAGATTCCATGATGACGGCTCCCGTTATCGTTTGTTGTTTTGAAGGTGTGGATGCTATTCAAGCCGTTCGTGCATTGGCGGGACCAACCAACGGACGTCTGGCAGCGCCGGGGACCATTCGCGGAGATTACAGTATGAGTTTTCAAGAAAACATTGTTCATACCTCTGATTCGCCTGAAACCGCAGCTGTCGAATTAAATAGATTCTTTAAACCGGAAGAAATATTCGATTACAAGCAGGCTACTTTTGATTACCTGTATGCGAATGACGAATATTGA
- a CDS encoding RNA polymerase sigma-70 factor — translation MQSNHLLKTQKSFSDIYSIYYVRMLRFSQTYVIAEEDAENIVQDTFLYLWEHLELLEDIDHLDAFLFTLIKNRCLNFLKHQSYIQAKTCSLKADEELESQLNLYALEQFDEAVSSISEVENLLSRTMQKLPERCREIFLLSRIEGLKYKEIAERLDISVNTVENQISIALRKLRSELKEYLPLLVFII, via the coding sequence ATGCAATCTAATCATCTACTGAAAACACAAAAAAGTTTTTCAGACATATATTCTATATATTATGTGAGAATGCTCCGTTTCTCGCAAACCTATGTTATTGCGGAAGAGGATGCAGAAAACATAGTGCAAGATACCTTCCTTTACCTATGGGAACATCTGGAGTTATTGGAAGATATAGACCATCTGGATGCCTTTCTTTTTACTCTTATCAAAAACAGATGTCTGAACTTTCTGAAACATCAGTCGTATATCCAGGCCAAAACCTGTTCGCTCAAAGCAGACGAAGAACTGGAGTCTCAATTGAACCTATATGCTTTGGAACAATTTGACGAAGCTGTTTCCTCTATTTCGGAAGTAGAAAACCTGTTGAGCCGAACGATGCAAAAGCTGCCCGAACGTTGCAGAGAAATCTTTTTGCTCAGTCGCATAGAAGGATTAAAATATAAAGAAATAGCCGAACGCCTGGATATATCCGTAAACACCGTTGAAAATCAGATATCTATCGCACTTCGCAAACTCAGATCAGAACTCAAAGAATATCTTCCTTTACTGGTTTTTATCATTTAA
- a CDS encoding 2-C-methyl-D-erythritol 4-phosphate cytidylyltransferase produces MCRTALIVAGGKGLRMGSELPKQFLPIGGKPVLMRTLEAFHRFDEKMQIILVLPREQQDFWRELCEEHGFDIKHLIADGGETRFHSVKNGLALVNGIGVVGIHDGVRPFVSQEVIARCFLEAVVRKAVIPVIDVVETVRHLTESGSETVSRNDYKLVQTPQVFDADLLKRAYEQEFTPFFTDDASVVEAMGVPVYLVEGNRENIKITTPFDLKVASALL; encoded by the coding sequence ATGTGTCGGACTGCTTTGATTGTAGCCGGAGGGAAGGGACTCCGTATGGGGAGCGAACTTCCCAAACAGTTTCTTCCCATCGGTGGTAAACCTGTATTGATGCGTACGCTGGAAGCTTTTCACCGTTTCGATGAAAAAATGCAGATTATTCTTGTATTACCTCGGGAGCAACAGGACTTTTGGCGTGAACTTTGTGAAGAGCATGGCTTTGACATTAAACATCTGATTGCCGATGGAGGTGAAACACGTTTCCATTCGGTCAAGAATGGATTGGCTCTTGTGAACGGTATCGGTGTAGTGGGAATACATGATGGTGTCCGTCCTTTCGTTTCACAGGAAGTGATTGCCCGCTGCTTCCTGGAAGCAGTAGTCCGAAAAGCCGTCATACCCGTCATTGATGTGGTAGAAACTGTGCGTCATCTCACCGAATCGGGCAGTGAAACCGTAAGCCGTAATGACTATAAATTAGTGCAGACTCCCCAGGTGTTCGATGCAGATCTGCTGAAGAGAGCTTATGAACAGGAATTTACTCCCTTTTTTACAGATGATGCTTCGGTGGTGGAAGCCATGGGTGTTCCTGTCTACCTGGTGGAGGGGAATCGTGAAAATATAAAAATAACTACTCCTTTTGATTTGAAAGTAGCTTCAGCCTTGTTGTAA
- a CDS encoding MotA/TolQ/ExbB proton channel family protein, with amino-acid sequence MNAMLLLAQVATNLADSVASANPVLTPVSAPAEMNMLDMAIKGGWIMIVLAVLSVVCFYILFERNYMIRKAGKEDPMFMEKIKDYIHSGEIKSAINYCRTINTPSARMIEKGISRLGRPVNDVQVAIENVGNIEVAKLEKGLTVMATISGGAPMLGFLGTVTGMVRAFYEMANAGSGNIDITLLSGGIYEAMITTVGGLIVGIIAMFAYNYLVMLVDRVVNKMESRTMEFMDLLNEPAQK; translated from the coding sequence ATGAATGCAATGCTACTATTAGCCCAAGTGGCTACCAATCTGGCTGACTCCGTTGCATCGGCCAATCCTGTATTGACTCCTGTATCTGCACCGGCAGAAATGAATATGCTTGATATGGCTATCAAGGGTGGATGGATTATGATTGTACTGGCCGTACTGTCTGTTGTCTGTTTCTACATTCTGTTCGAACGTAACTATATGATTCGGAAAGCCGGTAAAGAAGATCCGATGTTTATGGAGAAGATTAAAGATTATATCCATAGTGGGGAGATAAAATCGGCCATTAATTACTGTCGTACGATAAATACTCCTTCAGCCCGCATGATTGAGAAAGGTATCAGCCGTTTGGGACGTCCGGTAAATGATGTGCAGGTTGCTATTGAAAATGTGGGAAATATAGAGGTGGCCAAGTTAGAGAAAGGACTGACGGTAATGGCTACCATTTCCGGTGGTGCACCGATGCTTGGCTTCCTGGGTACGGTAACCGGTATGGTGCGGGCATTTTACGAAATGGCGAATGCCGGAAGCGGTAACATAGACATAACATTGCTTTCAGGAGGTATTTATGAAGCCATGATTACTACTGTGGGTGGTTTGATTGTGGGTATTATTGCTATGTTTGCTTACAACTACCTGGTGATGTTGGTAGACCGAGTGGTCAATAAGATGGAATCCAGAACTATGGAGTTTATGGATTTGCTTAATGAACCTGCACAAAAATAA
- a CDS encoding ExbD/TolR family protein, translating to MALKRRAKISPNFSMASMTDVIFLLLIFFMITSTVVSPNAIKVLLPQGKQQTSAKPLTRVIIDKDLNYYAAFGNEKEHALGLEELTPFLQSCADKEPEMYVALYADETVPYREIVKVLNIANENHFKMVLATRPPETKKK from the coding sequence ATGGCATTAAAGCGTCGAGCAAAAATATCACCCAACTTTAGTATGGCATCTATGACGGATGTCATATTCCTGTTGCTTATCTTTTTTATGATAACCTCAACTGTTGTGTCGCCCAATGCGATTAAAGTGCTGTTGCCACAGGGGAAACAGCAAACTTCGGCCAAGCCGTTGACAAGGGTTATTATTGATAAGGACCTGAACTATTATGCAGCGTTTGGTAATGAAAAAGAGCATGCTTTGGGGTTGGAAGAGTTAACTCCATTCCTCCAAAGTTGTGCGGATAAAGAACCTGAGATGTATGTTGCTCTCTATGCAGATGAAACTGTGCCTTATCGCGAAATCGTTAAAGTGCTGAACATCGCTAATGAGAATCATTTTAAAATGGTGTTGGCTACACGCCCGCCGGAAACAAAGAAGAAATGA
- a CDS encoding PH domain-containing protein, which yields MEKYYSTNCPINTTTIIKTIIVAMLFIIAAIIVFASGGYWLGISIILLLLVIMVVTYFCIPRKIIVTDTDIVLYNHGFKRKIPKCDILKARSVTAKDRNGLWRKFAVEGVWGYCGIYASKIHKNLYIYASQNKNWILIETERKNYIVSPENLDIIDVINK from the coding sequence ATGGAAAAATATTATAGCACAAACTGTCCGATTAATACGACCACAATTATTAAGACCATAATTGTTGCGATGCTTTTCATTATCGCAGCTATTATAGTATTTGCCAGTGGAGGATATTGGTTAGGAATTAGCATAATATTACTGCTGTTAGTTATCATGGTTGTAACCTATTTTTGTATTCCTCGGAAAATTATTGTGACCGATACGGATATTGTGCTTTATAATCATGGATTTAAAAGAAAAATTCCCAAGTGCGATATATTGAAAGCAAGAAGCGTCACTGCAAAGGATAGAAATGGTCTGTGGCGTAAGTTTGCAGTTGAAGGTGTTTGGGGGTATTGTGGTATTTATGCTTCAAAAATACACAAGAACCTTTATATCTATGCTTCTCAAAATAAGAACTGGATTTTGATTGAAACTGAAAGAAAGAATTATATTGTATCACCGGAAAATCTGGATATAATAGATGTGATTAATAAATAA